The following proteins are co-located in the Bathymodiolus thermophilus thioautotrophic gill symbiont genome:
- a CDS encoding DNA cytosine methyltransferase, producing the protein MNDLYAVELFSGAGGLSLGLNKAGFKVVLANEIEKDFAQTYVNNHPNTKMLNGDIRKIDFKKELQKLNIKNISLVSGGPPCQGFSTLGSKNEKDSRNNLFYEFLRVVTQLNPNYVIFENVAGFKTMYQGKVYKELLSKLDNLGFNSATTILDVSDFGLPQKRLRTIVLAWKKELNKVFLPTATHLFGKISLIEAISDLPPIKTNGSSKKYHQVVNRYQEKLRGNCQILTEHNASNYGAKMQEILSLVPQGGSVNDLPKRLRPKSYFSNTYARLLPYTVAPTITRNFGTPSSSRCIHPFQNRALSTREGARLQGFPDNYVFYGSKTSKNLQIGNAVPPVLGEVIGQQIINSMQNFVKQKMVN; encoded by the coding sequence ATGAATGATTTATATGCAGTAGAATTATTCTCAGGCGCTGGTGGCTTAAGTTTAGGACTAAATAAAGCAGGATTTAAAGTTGTTTTGGCGAATGAAATAGAAAAAGATTTTGCGCAAACTTATGTGAATAATCATCCAAATACAAAAATGCTTAATGGTGACATTCGTAAAATCGATTTTAAGAAAGAATTGCAAAAACTTAATATTAAAAATATTTCTCTCGTTTCAGGTGGCCCACCTTGTCAAGGATTTAGCACTTTGGGTTCTAAAAATGAAAAGGACAGTCGCAACAATCTTTTTTATGAATTTTTAAGAGTTGTGACTCAACTAAATCCAAATTATGTAATATTTGAGAATGTTGCAGGCTTTAAAACCATGTATCAAGGTAAGGTTTATAAAGAACTGTTATCAAAACTAGATAATTTAGGCTTTAATAGTGCCACAACTATCTTAGATGTTTCTGATTTTGGATTGCCGCAAAAACGATTAAGAACAATCGTTTTAGCTTGGAAAAAAGAGCTGAATAAAGTATTTCTACCAACTGCAACACATTTGTTTGGCAAGATATCCTTAATAGAGGCTATTTCTGATTTGCCACCTATTAAAACAAACGGATCATCGAAAAAATATCATCAAGTTGTTAATCGTTATCAAGAAAAATTAAGAGGGAATTGTCAAATACTAACTGAACATAATGCTTCTAACTATGGCGCAAAAATGCAAGAAATTTTATCGCTTGTGCCCCAAGGTGGTTCAGTTAATGATTTACCAAAAAGATTGAGGCCAAAAAGTTATTTTAGTAATACCTATGCTAGATTATTGCCTTATACAGTTGCTCCAACGATTACCAGGAACTTTGGAACACCTTCTTCTTCAAGGTGTATTCATCCTTTTCAAAATAGAGCTTTAAGCACCAGAGAAGGGGCAAGGCTACAAGGTTTCCCCGACAATTATGTGTTTTATGGTAGCAAAACTTCTAAAAATTTACAAATTGGCAACGCTGTTCCGCCAGTGTTAGGTGAGGTAATAGGACAACAAATTATTAATAGTATGCAAAATTTTGTTAAACAAAAGATGGTGAATTGA
- a CDS encoding NADH-quinone oxidoreductase subunit J, protein MTFDQILFYVFSFWFIASSLAMIFSRNAAKAVLFLILSFFSAASIWILLEAEFLAITLILVYVGAVMVLFLFVIKMLNIDKSTLRAKFAGYLPLGLVVAIIIVAEMALVLGSNQFGLEVIAAPERHAADYSNITVLAMQLYTDYVYPFELAAVLLLIAIIAAITLVHRNEGNRKSQNIAEQVGVKAKDRVRLVSIATPNKGEKS, encoded by the coding sequence ATGACATTTGATCAAATATTATTTTATGTTTTCTCGTTTTGGTTTATTGCCAGTTCGTTAGCAATGATTTTTTCGCGTAATGCAGCAAAAGCTGTGTTATTTTTAATTTTGTCTTTCTTTTCTGCAGCAAGTATTTGGATTTTATTGGAAGCAGAGTTTTTGGCAATTACTTTAATTTTGGTGTATGTTGGTGCGGTGATGGTGCTGTTTTTGTTCGTCATTAAGATGCTGAATATTGATAAATCTACCCTGCGAGCGAAGTTTGCAGGGTATTTGCCACTGGGTTTGGTTGTGGCAATCATTATTGTGGCTGAAATGGCATTGGTATTGGGCTCTAATCAATTTGGTTTAGAGGTAATAGCAGCACCAGAAAGGCATGCAGCGGATTATAGTAATATTACCGTTTTGGCAATGCAACTTTATACTGATTATGTGTATCCGTTTGAATTGGCGGCGGTATTGTTGTTAATTGCAATTATTGCAGCGATTACCTTGGTGCATAGAAACGAAGGCAATCGCAAGAGTCAAAATATTGCAGAGCAGGTTGGCGTTAAAGCCAAAGACAGAGTGCGCTTGGTTTCCATTGCGACGCCGAATAAGGGAGAAAAATCATGA
- a CDS encoding restriction endonuclease, with the protein MENSADYFKKYRLELGFSNQDDAKSFLAVKDIKPDIDYAYIELLNKQLIEILENLNKILVDDLKNNNLDLFSKEYIARPYKILKNNDMILKLNNQGRRPEQVLFSWLRGFALVELFKPIFAKLFEIDANLMTNIGDDDLKNIDTFKRTPTADLQIQKNGEVINIEVQAGFQGVNDIKEHKVREAKKVFQNENIKTVCIHIDVFNGQVAFIRLDSIKDNDVNFVTRQQMEGQSVFSIDQSYFKWRLLDALPSLKNLGLDI; encoded by the coding sequence ATGGAAAATTCAGCAGATTATTTTAAAAAATATCGTTTAGAATTGGGATTTTCTAATCAGGATGATGCTAAGTCTTTTTTAGCAGTAAAAGACATTAAACCTGATATAGATTATGCGTATATAGAACTTCTTAACAAGCAGTTAATTGAAATTTTAGAGAACCTTAATAAAATATTGGTTGACGACTTAAAAAATAATAATTTAGATTTATTTAGTAAGGAATACATTGCCCGCCCTTATAAAATTCTTAAAAATAATGACATGATATTAAAACTAAACAACCAAGGCAGAAGGCCAGAACAGGTTTTGTTTTCATGGTTAAGAGGATTTGCTCTTGTAGAATTATTTAAACCTATTTTTGCCAAACTATTTGAAATAGATGCGAATCTAATGACTAATATTGGTGATGATGATTTAAAAAATATCGATACTTTTAAAAGAACACCAACAGCAGATTTACAAATCCAAAAGAATGGAGAGGTTATTAATATTGAAGTGCAGGCTGGATTTCAAGGTGTTAATGACATTAAAGAACATAAAGTAAGAGAAGCTAAAAAAGTTTTTCAAAATGAAAACATCAAAACTGTTTGTATACATATAGATGTTTTTAATGGTCAAGTTGCTTTTATTAGATTAGATAGCATTAAAGACAATGATGTTAATTTTGTAACAAGACAACAAATGGAAGGACAGAGTGTTTTTTCTATCGATCAAAGCTATTTTAAATGGCGGTTATTAGATGCTTTGCCGTCATTAAAAAATTTGGGGTTAGATATATGA
- the nuoL gene encoding NADH-quinone oxidoreductase subunit L has translation MENFYLTIALSPLLGAMIAGFFGRTLGRTATHTITVLGVLVSTVLALMVFNYHVLEQGAIFNQNLYTWMQIGGLNISVGFLVDNLTAVMLVVVSFVSLMVHIYTIGYMHDDKDYTKFFSYISLFTFSMFMLVMSNNFMQLFFGWEAVGLVSYLLIGFWHHKESAVEANLKAFLVNRVGDFGFLLGIGLVLAFSGSLDYAEVFSSLDNTLNQQLWGMDLITVICLLLFVGAMGKSAQVPLHVWLPGSMEGPTPISALIHAATMVTAGIFMVSRMSPMFEMSDVALTVVMIVGAITALFMGLLGIVQNDIKKVVAYSTLSQLGYMTVALGVSAYSVAIFHLMTHAFFKALLFLGAGSVIVAMHHEQDIRKMGGLRKKMPITYWTGLIGTLALIGFPGFSGFYSKDMIIEAVHFSNLPYANWVYYAVVAGVFITAFYSFRLFFLVFHGESRVDSHTESHLHESPLSITLPLIMLAIPSAIIGYFTIEPMLFMGWLDNAITVTSSHVSMAGLSDGFHGATAMIFHAVQTVPFWMMIGGIVTAWVFSIYRTKWADWVQKKFSIIDYVLQSLYGFDRFNEIVFVQGIKKLGNVLWKVSDSTLIDSIIVNGSAKFVGFVASIVRPIQTGYVYHYAFFMIFSLLIILTWTLFMGDKPLLVI, from the coding sequence ATGGAAAATTTTTACTTAACAATTGCACTTTCACCTTTATTGGGTGCTATGATTGCAGGCTTTTTTGGTCGCACACTAGGTCGCACAGCAACGCATACTATTACGGTTTTAGGCGTGCTGGTTTCTACGGTGCTGGCACTTATGGTTTTTAATTATCATGTGCTAGAACAAGGTGCGATTTTTAATCAAAATCTTTATACTTGGATGCAGATTGGTGGATTAAATATCAGCGTTGGATTTTTGGTGGATAATTTAACCGCAGTAATGTTGGTAGTGGTGTCATTTGTATCGTTAATGGTGCATATTTATACCATTGGCTATATGCACGATGACAAAGACTATACCAAATTTTTTAGTTATATTTCCTTGTTTACTTTTTCAATGTTTATGCTGGTTATGAGTAATAACTTTATGCAGTTGTTCTTTGGTTGGGAGGCGGTAGGCTTGGTTTCTTATTTATTGATTGGTTTTTGGCATCACAAAGAAAGTGCTGTTGAGGCGAATTTGAAAGCCTTTTTGGTGAATCGTGTGGGTGATTTTGGTTTTTTATTGGGCATTGGTTTGGTGTTGGCATTTAGCGGTTCACTTGATTATGCAGAAGTTTTTTCCAGTCTCGATAACACGCTCAATCAACAACTTTGGGGTATGGATTTAATTACCGTGATTTGTTTGTTGCTATTCGTTGGTGCTATGGGAAAATCAGCGCAAGTGCCCCTCCATGTTTGGTTACCAGGTTCAATGGAAGGCCCTACGCCAATTTCAGCACTTATTCACGCTGCCACTATGGTAACAGCAGGTATATTTATGGTATCACGCATGTCGCCGATGTTTGAAATGAGCGATGTGGCACTTACTGTGGTTATGATTGTGGGTGCCATTACCGCTTTGTTTATGGGATTGCTTGGCATTGTGCAGAATGACATTAAGAAAGTGGTGGCGTATTCCACTTTGTCGCAGTTGGGCTATATGACGGTTGCTTTGGGTGTGAGTGCTTATTCAGTGGCAATTTTTCATCTGATGACTCATGCATTTTTTAAGGCATTGTTATTCTTGGGTGCAGGTTCGGTGATTGTGGCAATGCATCACGAACAAGACATTCGTAAGATGGGTGGTTTGCGTAAAAAAATGCCTATTACTTATTGGACAGGTTTGATTGGTACTTTGGCACTTATTGGCTTTCCGGGTTTTTCTGGGTTTTATTCAAAGGATATGATTATTGAAGCAGTGCATTTTTCTAATTTACCGTATGCCAATTGGGTTTATTATGCTGTGGTTGCAGGTGTTTTTATTACGGCGTTTTATTCATTTAGATTGTTTTTCTTGGTGTTTCACGGTGAGTCGCGTGTTGATTCTCATACTGAAAGCCATTTGCATGAGTCGCCGTTATCAATTACGCTTCCGCTAATAATGTTAGCCATTCCTTCGGCAATTATTGGTTATTTTACGATTGAGCCGATGTTGTTTATGGGTTGGTTGGACAATGCTATTACCGTTACATCGAGTCATGTGTCAATGGCTGGGCTGAGTGATGGATTTCATGGGGCGACAGCGATGATTTTTCATGCCGTGCAAACTGTGCCATTTTGGATGATGATTGGCGGTATTGTTACTGCTTGGGTGTTCTCAATTTATCGAACCAAGTGGGCGGACTGGGTGCAGAAAAAATTCTCTATTATTGATTATGTATTGCAATCTTTATACGGATTTGATCGTTTTAATGAGATTGTATTTGTGCAGGGCATTAAGAAATTGGGTAATGTTTTATGGAAAGTTTCAGATTCTACCCTTATTGATTCCATTATCGTAAACGGTAGCGCTAAGTTTGTTGGCTTTGTTGCTTCTATTGTTCGTCCCATTCAAACGGGCTATGTTTATCATTATGCCTTCTTTATGATTTTTAGTTTATTAATTATTTTGACTTGGACGCTGTTTATGGGCGACAAGCCATTACTGGTGATTTAA
- the nuoK gene encoding NADH-quinone oxidoreductase subunit NuoK, giving the protein MISLSDYLILSAIIFCIGLVGIFVNRTNIITLLMCVELILVAVNTNFIAFSHFLGNEAGQIFVFFILTVAAAEVAIGLAILTLLFRNKGSISVDVTNSLKG; this is encoded by the coding sequence ATGATTAGTTTGAGTGATTATTTAATTTTGAGTGCCATTATTTTTTGCATTGGCTTGGTTGGTATTTTTGTCAATCGAACCAATATTATTACTTTATTAATGTGTGTTGAGTTGATTTTGGTGGCAGTCAATACGAATTTTATTGCTTTTTCTCATTTTTTAGGCAATGAGGCGGGGCAGATTTTTGTTTTCTTTATTTTAACGGTGGCAGCGGCAGAAGTTGCAATTGGGTTGGCGATTCTAACTTTATTGTTTAGAAACAAAGGCTCTATTAGTGTTGATGTTACTAATAGTTTGAAAGGATGA